One Danio rerio strain Tuebingen ecotype United States chromosome 22, GRCz12tu, whole genome shotgun sequence genomic window carries:
- the LOC137488997 gene encoding uncharacterized protein isoform X2 gives MSDSGTCTIKQEDTEEQIDLLNENKEIEDLIKRGEKHHIKTEEHLHSISSIREDNPCFTCLQCTNTFSCEESLNLHMKIHTEVKPHTSDQCDEIFTVEITDNMKVHAEETVYNCDQCDRTFTDKRNLAAHLKFHSGEKPFMCDLCGRSFLYANTLKKHRKLHSAVKNHVCSKCGKSFFTYSQLKIHHTAHATEKPFKCSHCGKGFKSLQCQRIHEMIHSGEKPHKCDQCEKTFRQRKSLNIHMRIHTGEKPYTCDHCGRSFSRKETLNSHLQTHSGNMLYIHPQYAEGFNSTGDFTAQMQTHFGENPFLCDQCGKGFNNKTALKKHKNIHKGVKDHVCSTCGKSFLINAYLKIHEKAHSTERPHKCSHCDKAFKLPQTLKRHEKTHTGEKPYSCDPYGKRQNRDLDVHIEKQSKEKPHKCDQCGAGFATKWSLTYHMKIHTGEKPFTCDQCGIGFVTKLNLANHLKIHTGEKPFTCDHCEARFARRDSLANHIKLHTGENLHKCDQCGKSFRRYDVFKGHLLSHSRERIYKCNQCDKSFFKPSMLRDHRKVHTDERPYVCYLCGKSYRYKTALKIHQKRHSGVKDHACSECGKTFYTDSALKDHQSVHTTETPYECSLCDKRFKRLQYLKIHAKIHKHIL, from the exons ATGAGTGATTCAGGAACCTGCACAATAAAACAGGAAGATACTGAAGAACAAATAG ACTTGTTAAATGAGAACAAGGAGATTGAAGATCTGATTAAAAGGGGAGAGAAACATCACATCAAAACAGAAGAACACCTTCACAGTATTTCATCGATAAGGGAAGACAATCCATGTTTCACATGCCTTCAGTGCACAAATACTTTCTCATGCGAGGAAAGTCTAAATCTTCACATGAAGATTCATACAGAGGTGAAGCCACACACATCTGATCAATGTGATGAAATTTTCACTGTCGAAATTACAGATAACATGAAAGTCCACGCTGAGGAAACGGTGTACAATTGTGATCAGTGTGACAGGACTTTCACAGATAAGAGAAATTTAGCCGCACACTTGAAATTTCACAGCGGAGAGAAGCCCTTCATGTGTGATTTATGTGGGAGGAGTTTTCTTTATGCAAATACTTTGAAAAAACACCGGAAATTACACAGCGCTGTGAAGAATCACGTCTGCTCCAAGTGTGGCAAGAGCTTTTTTACATATAGTCAATTAAAAATCCACCACACAGCTCACGCTACAGAAAAACCTTTCAAATGTTCACACTGTGGCAAGGGGTTCAAATCATTACAGTGTCAACGAATACATGAGATGATCCACAGTGGAGAAAAGCCACACAAGTGTGATCAGTGCGAGAAGACTTTCAGACAGAGAAAAAGTTTAAACAtccacatgagaatccacactggagagaagccgtacacGTGCGATcattgtgggaggagtttcagcAGAAAGGAAACCCTTAACAGTCACTTGCAAACCCACTCTGGGAATATGCTGTACATTCATCCTCAGTATGCAGAGGGTTTCAACAGTACAGGAGATTTTACTGCGCAAATGCAAACTCACTTTGGAGAGAACCCTTTCTTATGTGATCAATGTGGGAAGGGGTTTAATAATAAAACTgcgttaaaaaaacacaaaaacatacacaaagGTGTGAAGGATCATGTTTGCTCCACGTGTGGCAAGAGTTTTTTAATAAATGCgtatttaaaaatacatgaaaaagcTCACTCTACAGAAAGACCTCATAAatgttcacactgtgacaaggCATTTAAGTTACCGCAGACTCTGAAAAGACATgagaagacccacactggagaaaagccgtaCTCCTGTGATCCATATGGGAAGAGACAAAACAGAGATCTAGATGTACACATTGAAAAACAATCTAAAGAGAAGCCACACAAATGTGATCAGTGCGGGGCGGGTTTTGCCACAAAATGGAGTCTTACTTATCACATGAaaatccacaccggagagaagccgttcacatgtgatcagtgtgggaTCGGTTTTGTCACAAAACTAAATCTTGCTAATCACTTGAaaatccacaccggagagaagccgttcaCATGTGATCATTGCGAGGCGAGGTTTGCCAGAAGGGACAGCCTTGCTAATCACATAAAACTCCACACCGGAGAGAATCTGCACAAATGTgatcagtgtgggaaaagtttcagaAGATACGATGTTTTTAAAGGTCATCTTCTGAGTCATTCTAGAGAGAGAATCTATAAATGTAACCAGTGCGACAAAAGCTTTTTTAAGCCAAGTATGCTGAGGGACCACCGAAAAGTTCATACGGATGAGAGGCCATACGTGTGTTATTTGTGTGGGAAGAGTTATCGATATAAAACTGCATTAAAAATACACCAGAAAAGGCACAGCGGTGTGAAGGATCATGCTTGCTCTGAGTGTGGCAAGACTTTCTATACAGATAGTGCCCTTAAAGATCACCAGTCAGTTCACACTACAGAAACGCCTTATGAATGTTCACTCTGTGACAAAAGATTCAAGCGGTTACAATATCTGAAAATACATGCAAAGATTCACAAGCACA ttCTTTAA
- the LOC137488997 gene encoding uncharacterized protein isoform X1, giving the protein MSDSGTCTIKQEDTEEQIDLLNENKEIEDLIKRGEKHHIKTEEHLHSISSIREDNPCFTCLQCTNTFSCEESLNLHMKIHTEVKPHTSDQCDEIFTVEITDNMKVHAEETVYNCDQCDRTFTDKRNLAAHLKFHSGEKPFMCDLCGRSFLYANTLKKHRKLHSAVKNHVCSKCGKSFFTYSQLKIHHTAHATEKPFKCSHCGKGFKSLQCQRIHEMIHSGEKPHKCDQCEKTFRQRKSLNIHMRIHTGEKPYTCDHCGRSFSRKETLNSHLQTHSGNMLYIHPQYAEGFNSTGDFTAQMQTHFGENPFLCDQCGKGFNNKTALKKHKNIHKGVKDHVCSTCGKSFLINAYLKIHEKAHSTERPHKCSHCDKAFKLPQTLKRHEKTHTGEKPYSCDPYGKRQNRDLDVHIEKQSKEKPHKCDQCGAGFATKWSLTYHMKIHTGEKPFTCDQCGIGFVTKLNLANHLKIHTGEKPFTCDHCEARFARRDSLANHIKLHTGENLHKCDQCGKSFRRYDVFKGHLLSHSRERIYKCNQCDKSFFKPSMLRDHRKVHTDERPYVCYLCGKSYRYKTALKIHQKRHSGVKDHACSECGKTFYTDSALKDHQSVHTTETPYECSLCDKRFKRLQYLKIHAKIHKHSSMHQLL; this is encoded by the exons ATGAGTGATTCAGGAACCTGCACAATAAAACAGGAAGATACTGAAGAACAAATAG ACTTGTTAAATGAGAACAAGGAGATTGAAGATCTGATTAAAAGGGGAGAGAAACATCACATCAAAACAGAAGAACACCTTCACAGTATTTCATCGATAAGGGAAGACAATCCATGTTTCACATGCCTTCAGTGCACAAATACTTTCTCATGCGAGGAAAGTCTAAATCTTCACATGAAGATTCATACAGAGGTGAAGCCACACACATCTGATCAATGTGATGAAATTTTCACTGTCGAAATTACAGATAACATGAAAGTCCACGCTGAGGAAACGGTGTACAATTGTGATCAGTGTGACAGGACTTTCACAGATAAGAGAAATTTAGCCGCACACTTGAAATTTCACAGCGGAGAGAAGCCCTTCATGTGTGATTTATGTGGGAGGAGTTTTCTTTATGCAAATACTTTGAAAAAACACCGGAAATTACACAGCGCTGTGAAGAATCACGTCTGCTCCAAGTGTGGCAAGAGCTTTTTTACATATAGTCAATTAAAAATCCACCACACAGCTCACGCTACAGAAAAACCTTTCAAATGTTCACACTGTGGCAAGGGGTTCAAATCATTACAGTGTCAACGAATACATGAGATGATCCACAGTGGAGAAAAGCCACACAAGTGTGATCAGTGCGAGAAGACTTTCAGACAGAGAAAAAGTTTAAACAtccacatgagaatccacactggagagaagccgtacacGTGCGATcattgtgggaggagtttcagcAGAAAGGAAACCCTTAACAGTCACTTGCAAACCCACTCTGGGAATATGCTGTACATTCATCCTCAGTATGCAGAGGGTTTCAACAGTACAGGAGATTTTACTGCGCAAATGCAAACTCACTTTGGAGAGAACCCTTTCTTATGTGATCAATGTGGGAAGGGGTTTAATAATAAAACTgcgttaaaaaaacacaaaaacatacacaaagGTGTGAAGGATCATGTTTGCTCCACGTGTGGCAAGAGTTTTTTAATAAATGCgtatttaaaaatacatgaaaaagcTCACTCTACAGAAAGACCTCATAAatgttcacactgtgacaaggCATTTAAGTTACCGCAGACTCTGAAAAGACATgagaagacccacactggagaaaagccgtaCTCCTGTGATCCATATGGGAAGAGACAAAACAGAGATCTAGATGTACACATTGAAAAACAATCTAAAGAGAAGCCACACAAATGTGATCAGTGCGGGGCGGGTTTTGCCACAAAATGGAGTCTTACTTATCACATGAaaatccacaccggagagaagccgttcacatgtgatcagtgtgggaTCGGTTTTGTCACAAAACTAAATCTTGCTAATCACTTGAaaatccacaccggagagaagccgttcaCATGTGATCATTGCGAGGCGAGGTTTGCCAGAAGGGACAGCCTTGCTAATCACATAAAACTCCACACCGGAGAGAATCTGCACAAATGTgatcagtgtgggaaaagtttcagaAGATACGATGTTTTTAAAGGTCATCTTCTGAGTCATTCTAGAGAGAGAATCTATAAATGTAACCAGTGCGACAAAAGCTTTTTTAAGCCAAGTATGCTGAGGGACCACCGAAAAGTTCATACGGATGAGAGGCCATACGTGTGTTATTTGTGTGGGAAGAGTTATCGATATAAAACTGCATTAAAAATACACCAGAAAAGGCACAGCGGTGTGAAGGATCATGCTTGCTCTGAGTGTGGCAAGACTTTCTATACAGATAGTGCCCTTAAAGATCACCAGTCAGTTCACACTACAGAAACGCCTTATGAATGTTCACTCTGTGACAAAAGATTCAAGCGGTTACAATATCTGAAAATACATGCAAAGATTCACAAGCACA GTTCAATGCACCAACTGCTGTGA
- the znf990 gene encoding zinc finger protein 990 codes for MSDSGVCTIKQEDAEEQIDLLNENKEIEDLIKRGEKHHIKTEENLYSISTIRKDNPCFTCLQCKNTFSCEESLNLHMKIHREVKPHTSDQCDEIFTVKVTNNVNVHAEETVYNCDQCDRTFTDKRNLAAHMKFHSGEKPFMCDLCGRSFLYANTLKKHRNLHSAVKNHVCSKCGKSFFTFSQLKIHHTAHATEKPFKCSHCGKAFKSLQCQRIHEMIHSGEKPHKCDQCEKTFRQRKSLNIHIRIHTGEKPYTCDHCGRSFSRKETLNSHLKTHSGNMLYTCAECGEGFNNTGDFTAHMKTHFGENPFLCDQCGKGFPNRTALKKHQNIHKGLKNHVCSKCGKTFLTNAILKAHERLHTTERPHKCSHCDKAFKLSQHLKIHVKIHTGEKPYSCDPCGKSFRQKRDLDVHIEKHTEEKPHKCDQCGAGFARKLSLANHKNIHTGENTCDQCGMSFATKSSLENHIKIHTGEKPFTCDHCEASFARRDSLANHIKLHTGENLHKCDQCGKSFRRYDVFKAHLLTHSRERIYKCNQCDKSFFKPSLLRDHRKVHTDERPYVCYLCGRSFRYKTALKIHQKRHDGVKDHACSECGKTFYTDSALKDHQSVHTTETPYECSYCDKRFKRLQYLKIHTKIHTGEKLNQSDL; via the exons ATGAGTGATTCAGGAGTCTGCACAATAAAACAGGAAGATGCTGAAGAACAAATAG ACTTGTTAAATGAGAACAAGGAGATTGAAGATCTGATTAAAAGGGGAGAGAAACATCACATCAAAACAGAAGAAAACCTTTACAGTATCTCAACGATAAGAAAAGACAATCCATGTTTCACATGCCTTCAGTGTAAAAACACTTTCTCATGCGAGGAAAGTCTAAATCTTCACATGAAGATTCATAGAGAGGTGAAGCCACACACCTCTGATCAATGTGATGAGATTTTCACCGTAAAAGTTACAAATAACGTAAATGTCCACGCTGAGGAAACGGTGTACAATTGTGATCAGTGTGACAGGACTTTCACAGATAAGAGAAATTTAGCCGCACACATGAAATTTCACAGCGGAGAGAAGCCCTTCATGTGTGATCTATGTGGGAGGAGTTTTCTTTatgcaaatacattaaaaaaacaccgAAATTTACACAGCGCTGTGAAGAATCACGTCTGCTCCAAGTGTGGCAAGAGCTTTTTCACATTCAGTCAATTAAAAATCCACCACACAGCTCACGCTACAGAAAAACCTTTCAAATGTTCACACTGTGGCAAGGCGTTCAAATCATTACAGTGTCAACGAATACATGAGATGATCCACAGCGGAGAAAAGCCACACAAGTGCGATCAGTGCGAGAAGACTTTCAGACAGAGGAAAAGTTTAAACATCCACAtcagaatccacactggagagaagccgtacacGTGCGATcattgtgggaggagtttcagcAGAAAGGAAACCCTTAACAGTCACTTGAAAACCCACTCTGGGAATATGCTGTACACTTGTGCTGAGTGTGGGGAAGGTTTCAACAATACAGGAGATTTTACAGCACACATGAAAACTCACTTTGGAGAGAACCCTTTCTTATGTGATCAATGTGGGAAGGGTTTTCCTAATAGGactgcattaaaaaaacatcagaaTATACACAAAGGTTTGAAGAATCATGTTTGCTCCAAGTGTGGCAAGACTTTTTTGacaaatgctattttaaaagcGCATGAAAGACTTCACACTACAGAAAGACCTCATAAatgttcacactgtgacaaggCATTTAAATTATCGCAGCATCTTAAAATACAcgtgaagatccacactggagaaaagccgtaCTCCTGTGATccatgtgggaagagtttcagacaaaAACGAGATCTAGATGTACACATTGAAAAACACACTGAAGAGAAGCCACACAAATGTGATCAGTGCGGGGCGGGTTTTGCTAGAAAATTAAGTCTTGCTAATCACAAGAacatccacaccggagagaacacatgtgatcagtgtgggaTGAGTTTTGCCACAAAATCGAGTCTTGAAAATCACATAAaaatccacaccggagagaagccgttcaCATGTGATCATTGCGAGGCGAGTTTTGCCAGAAGGGACAGCCTTGCTAATCACATAAAACTCCACACCGGAGAGAATCTGCACAAATGTgatcagtgtgggaaaagtttcagaAGATACGATGTTTTTAAAGCACATCTGCTGACTCATTCTAGAGAGAGAATCTATAAATGTAACCAGTGCGACAAAAGCTTTTTTAAGCCAAGTTTGCTGAGGGACCACCGAAAAGTTCATACAGATGAGAGGCCATACGTTTGTTATTTGTGTGGGAGGAGTTTTCGTTATAAAACTGCATTAAAAATACACCAGAAAAGGCACGACGGTGTGAAGGATCATGCTTGCTCTGAGTGTGGCAAGACTTTCTATACAGATAGTGCCCTTAAAGATCACCAGTCAGTTCACACTACAGAAACGCCTTACGAATGTTCATACTGCGACAAAAGATTCAAACGGTTACAATATCTGAAAATACACAcaaagatccacactggagaaaagctaAATCAAAGTGATTTATGA
- the si:dkey-253d23.8 gene encoding uncharacterized protein si:dkey-253d23.8 isoform X2 — translation MSDPGACTIKQEDTEEQIDSLKEKKEIEDLIIRGEKHHIKTEENLDSISSISEDNPCFTCPMCANTFSCVESLNLHIKIHKEVKPHTSDQHEKISKTEITDNIKVHAEETVYNCDQCDRTFTDKRNLAAHMKFHSGEKPFMCDLCGKSFLYTGTLKKHRKLHSAVKNQVCSKCGKSFFTFSQLKIHHTAHATEKPFKCPDCGKAFKSLQCQRIHEMIHRGEKPYKCDQCEKTFRLKKNVDLHMRIHTGEKPYTCDLCQRSFSRKDCLKVHMKIHTGDRLYTCAPCDRTFTNFGSYSAHMKAHSGDQAYTCDECGKSFRNASAFKRHQKRHSGVRDHVCTKCGRSFFTKNALKVHQTIHTSETPYKCSHCEKSFKRQEYVKLHEKIHSGEKPHACDQCGKSFNKMASLNMHKKIHRGLRDRVCSKCGKTFFTNNALKVHQSVHTTEAPYKCSYCEKAFKLSQYLKTHEKIHKGEHPYTCDQCGKSFRNKEGLDTHSTIHTGEKPFTCDRCEASFARRESLANHKKIHTGENLHKCDQCGKSFRRLSVLKDHLLTHTRERIYKCKQCDKSFFRPSFLREHRKVHTDERPYVCYLCGKSFRYTSGLKSHQKRHSGVKDHACSECGKSFYSASALKGHQSVHTTETPYKCSHCNKRFKRLQYLKIHEKVHKQ, via the exons ATGAGTGATCCAGGAGCCTGCACAATAAAACAGGAAGATACTGAAGAACAAATAG actcattaaaagagaaaaaagagatTGAAGATCTAATTATCAGGGGAGAGAAACATCACataaaaacagaagaaaaccTTGACAGTATTTCATCAATAAGTGAAGACAATCCATGTTTCACATGCCCTATGTGTGCAAACACTTTCTCATGTGTGGAAAGTCTTAATCTTCACATTAAGATTCATAAAGAAGTGAAGCCACACACATCTGATCAACATGAGAAGATTTCCAAAACAGAAATTACAGATAATATAAAGGTCCATGCTGAGGAAACGGTGTACAATTGTGATCAGTGTGACAGGACTTTCACAGATAAGAGAAATTTAGCCGCACACATGAAATTTCACAGCGGAGAGAAGCCCTTCATGTGTGatctgtgtgggaagagttttcttTATACAggtacattaaaaaaacaccGGAAATTACACAGCGCTGTGAAGAATCAAGTCTGCTCCAAGTGTGGCAAGAGCTTTTTCACATTCAGTCAATTAAAAATCCACCACACAGCTCACGCTACAGAAAAACCTTTCAAATGCCCTGACTGTGGCAAGGCGTTCAAATCATTACAGTGTCAACGAATACATGAGATGATCCACCGTGGAGAAAAGCCATACAAGTGTGATCAGTGCGAGAAGACTTTCAGACTGAAGAAAAATGTAGATTtacacatgagaatccacactggagagaagccgtacacGTGTGATCTTTGTCAAAGGAGTTTTTCTAGAAAGGATTGCCTTAAAGTtcacatgaaaatccacactggGGATAGGCTGTACACCTGTGCTCCGTGTGACAGGACCTTCACAAATTTTGGAAGTTATAGCGCACACATGAAAGCTCACAGCGGAGACCAGGCGTACACATGTGAtgaatgtggaaagagttttcgCAATGCAAGTGCATTTAAAAGACATCAGAAAAGACACAGCGGTGTGAGGGATCACGTTTGCACTAAATGTGGCAGGAGTTTTTTcacaaaaaatgcattaaaggtgCACCAAACTATTCACACTTCTGAAACGCCTTATAAATGTTCACACTGTGAGAAAAGTTTCAAACGGCAAGAATACGTAAAACTGCATGAAAAGATCCACAGTGGGGAAAAGCCGCACGCGTGtgatcagtgtgggaagagttttaataAAATGGCCTCCTTAAATATGCATAAGAAAATACACCGAGGTTTGAGGGATCGTGTTTGCTCCAAGTGTGGCAAgacattttttacaaataatgCTTTAAAGGTGCACCAGTCAGTTCACACTACAGAAGCGCCCTATAAGTGTTCATACTGTGAAAAGGCATTTAAATTGTCACAATATCTGAAAACACATGAGAAGATTCACAAAGGAGAACATCCGTACACGTGTGatcagtgcgggaagagtttcagaaATAAAGAAGGTCTAGACACACACAGCACGATCCAtaccggagagaagccgttcaCATGTGATCGCTGCGAGGCCAGTTTTGCCAGAAGGGAAAGCCTTGCTAATCACAagaagatccacaccggagagaatcTGCACAAATGTgatcagtgtgggaaaagtttcagaAGATTGAGTGTTTTAAAGGATCATCTGCTGACTCATACTAGAGAGAGAATctataaatgtaaacagtgtgATAAAAGCTTTTTCAGGCCAAGTTTTCTGAGGGAACACCGAAAAGTTCACACAGATGAGAGGCCATACGTGTGTTAtttgtgtgggaagagttttcgtTATACGAGTGGATTAAAATCACACCAGAAAAGGCACAGCGGTGTGAAGGATCATGCTTGCTCTGAGTGTGGGAAGTCTTTCTATTCTGCTAGTGCACTAAAAGGTCACCAGTCAGTTCACACTACAGAAACGCCTTATAAATGTTCACACTGTAACAAAAGATTCAAGCGGTTACAATATCTGAAAATACATGAGAAGGTCCACAAACAGTGA
- the si:dkey-253d23.8 gene encoding uncharacterized protein si:dkey-253d23.8 isoform X1, giving the protein MSDPGACTIKQEDTEEQIDSLKEKKEIEDLIIRGEKHHIKTEENLDSISSISEDNPCFTCPMCANTFSCVESLNLHIKIHKEVKPHTSDQHEKISKTEITDNIKVHAEETVYNCDQCDRTFTDKRNLAAHMKFHSGEKPFMCDLCGKSFLYTGTLKKHRKLHSAVKNQVCSKCGKSFFTFSQLKIHHTAHATEKPFKCPDCGKAFKSLQCQRIHEMIHRGEKPYKCDQCEKTFRLKKNVDLHMRIHTGEKPYTCDLCQRSFSRKDCLKVHMKIHTGDRLYTCAPCDRTFTNFGSYSAHMKAHSGDQAYTCDECGKSFRNASAFKRHQKRHSGVRDHVCTKCGRSFFTKNALKVHQTIHTSETPYKCSHCEKSFKRQEYVKLHEKIHSGEKPHACDQCGKSFNKMASLNMHKKIHRGLRDRVCSKCGKTFFTNNALKVHQSVHTTEAPYKCSYCEKAFKLSQYLKTHEKIHKGEHPYTCDQCGKSFRNKEGLDTHSTIHTGEKPFTCDRCEASFARRESLANHKKIHTGENLHKCDQCGKSFRRLSVLKDHLLTHTRERIYKCKQCDKSFFRPSFLREHRKVHTDERPYVCYLCGKSFRYTSGLKSHQKRHSGVKDHACSECGKSFYSASALKGHQSVHTTETPYKCSHCNKRFKRLQYLKIHEKVHKQFNAPTAVKNIQTDKNKFENLNLYLIFLCKNVKQCAELV; this is encoded by the exons ATGAGTGATCCAGGAGCCTGCACAATAAAACAGGAAGATACTGAAGAACAAATAG actcattaaaagagaaaaaagagatTGAAGATCTAATTATCAGGGGAGAGAAACATCACataaaaacagaagaaaaccTTGACAGTATTTCATCAATAAGTGAAGACAATCCATGTTTCACATGCCCTATGTGTGCAAACACTTTCTCATGTGTGGAAAGTCTTAATCTTCACATTAAGATTCATAAAGAAGTGAAGCCACACACATCTGATCAACATGAGAAGATTTCCAAAACAGAAATTACAGATAATATAAAGGTCCATGCTGAGGAAACGGTGTACAATTGTGATCAGTGTGACAGGACTTTCACAGATAAGAGAAATTTAGCCGCACACATGAAATTTCACAGCGGAGAGAAGCCCTTCATGTGTGatctgtgtgggaagagttttcttTATACAggtacattaaaaaaacaccGGAAATTACACAGCGCTGTGAAGAATCAAGTCTGCTCCAAGTGTGGCAAGAGCTTTTTCACATTCAGTCAATTAAAAATCCACCACACAGCTCACGCTACAGAAAAACCTTTCAAATGCCCTGACTGTGGCAAGGCGTTCAAATCATTACAGTGTCAACGAATACATGAGATGATCCACCGTGGAGAAAAGCCATACAAGTGTGATCAGTGCGAGAAGACTTTCAGACTGAAGAAAAATGTAGATTtacacatgagaatccacactggagagaagccgtacacGTGTGATCTTTGTCAAAGGAGTTTTTCTAGAAAGGATTGCCTTAAAGTtcacatgaaaatccacactggGGATAGGCTGTACACCTGTGCTCCGTGTGACAGGACCTTCACAAATTTTGGAAGTTATAGCGCACACATGAAAGCTCACAGCGGAGACCAGGCGTACACATGTGAtgaatgtggaaagagttttcgCAATGCAAGTGCATTTAAAAGACATCAGAAAAGACACAGCGGTGTGAGGGATCACGTTTGCACTAAATGTGGCAGGAGTTTTTTcacaaaaaatgcattaaaggtgCACCAAACTATTCACACTTCTGAAACGCCTTATAAATGTTCACACTGTGAGAAAAGTTTCAAACGGCAAGAATACGTAAAACTGCATGAAAAGATCCACAGTGGGGAAAAGCCGCACGCGTGtgatcagtgtgggaagagttttaataAAATGGCCTCCTTAAATATGCATAAGAAAATACACCGAGGTTTGAGGGATCGTGTTTGCTCCAAGTGTGGCAAgacattttttacaaataatgCTTTAAAGGTGCACCAGTCAGTTCACACTACAGAAGCGCCCTATAAGTGTTCATACTGTGAAAAGGCATTTAAATTGTCACAATATCTGAAAACACATGAGAAGATTCACAAAGGAGAACATCCGTACACGTGTGatcagtgcgggaagagtttcagaaATAAAGAAGGTCTAGACACACACAGCACGATCCAtaccggagagaagccgttcaCATGTGATCGCTGCGAGGCCAGTTTTGCCAGAAGGGAAAGCCTTGCTAATCACAagaagatccacaccggagagaatcTGCACAAATGTgatcagtgtgggaaaagtttcagaAGATTGAGTGTTTTAAAGGATCATCTGCTGACTCATACTAGAGAGAGAATctataaatgtaaacagtgtgATAAAAGCTTTTTCAGGCCAAGTTTTCTGAGGGAACACCGAAAAGTTCACACAGATGAGAGGCCATACGTGTGTTAtttgtgtgggaagagttttcgtTATACGAGTGGATTAAAATCACACCAGAAAAGGCACAGCGGTGTGAAGGATCATGCTTGCTCTGAGTGTGGGAAGTCTTTCTATTCTGCTAGTGCACTAAAAGGTCACCAGTCAGTTCACACTACAGAAACGCCTTATAAATGTTCACACTGTAACAAAAGATTCAAGCGGTTACAATATCTGAAAATACATGAGAAGGTCCACAAACA GTTCAATGCACCAACTGCTGTGAAAAATATTCAGACAGACAAGAATAAATTTGAAAACCtcaacctttatttaatttttctttgcaAAAATGTAAAGCAGTGTGCTGAATTAGTTTGA